The genomic stretch GTGGACCAGGGAATTATCGGGCTGATGGATCCCGCCCACGGGCCCTTTGTTCACCAGGCATGGTGGTGGCGTAGCCGGCACAGCATCCACGAAAAGCAGAAGGCCTTCGAACCGATTCCCAACGGCTTTCGCATGAGCGCCCACACCCCTAGCTCGAACAGCGCGCCTTATAAGTTGCTGCGTCTTTACGCCGACGCGGAAGCCATTACCACCACCATTGACTTCGTCTTGCCGAACCTTCGTTTGGAGCAGATCAGGGCAGGCAAGTACTGGTTTTCCAGCATGACCACCGTCACGCCCCTGACTCGCGATCGCTGCCGCATTGATTTCACCGCCGCGTGGAACATCTTTCGCTGGGTGCCCTTGCTGACGCCGCTGTTGAAGTTCGTGGGAAATAAATTTATTGGTCAGGACCAGCGCACCATGGAAATGCAGGCGGAAGGTCTGAAGCACAGTCCTAACCTGATGCTGATTGACGACGCCGACCGCCCCGCCAAGTGGTACTTCCAACTGAAGGCGGCACACCTGGATGCGCGGCTCACCGGCAATCCTATGCGCCATCCAATGAACGGGCCTGTAGTTTTACGCTGGCGCAGCTAGCAGCTCAGCACGACCGGGGAGCCCGTCGCGACGAAGTCAAATTCTGCGTAATCGGATGAGGTCATCCAAAAGTGGGTTACGCCGGCGCGGCCAGTTCCTGATGTTGATCATTCTCGGCTACCAGGTAGCTGAGCGCCTCTTCACGCGTAGGGAACGCCGGAAGATGGCGGAGCGAGAAGGTCTTGAGAGCGTTGACAAAGGCCTTAGGAACACTCTCCGCGCCCACCCAGGCAGAGCGTTTCACGTGCGGGCGGTCGAACACCATGCCTTTTTTAATGATCTCAAGGGCAGTGCGGTCTATGTGAGAGCCGGTGAAGTCAACCAGGATCAGGACAGAATTGCGGGGCTCGGAAGTTACGTAACCGGGAACGAGTTCAGAGTTGGCTGCCACCTCTTCCGCGGAGCAGTGGCTCAGGTCAATGAACAGGATCCGCTTTCCCTGATGCGTGATGAACCGGATGCGATCCAATGAGAACTCTCCCACTCGCGGCGGTGCGGATTCCGAGGTATATACACCCGAAGCTGGTCGAAGTCCAGCAGCGTCGTCTTGCTATTTCAGGATGGATTCAACCACCGAATAAACTTCACCCAGAGCAGCATCGAGGTTCTCGGGGTTTTTTCCCCCCGCTTCGGCCATGTCCGGCCGTCCGCCGCCAGAGCCGCCCACTCGCTGCGCCACCGATGCGATGATCTTGCCGGCATTCAACCGCGAAGTCAGATCTTTGGTGACGCCGACGATCAGTGCCACCTTCCCGTCGCTGGCCGATCCCATGACCACCACGCCTGAGCCCAGCTTGTCCCGCATTTGGTCCACCAGGGTACGTAGTTGCGGGCGCTCCAGATTGTCCATACGGGTTGCGAGCACCTTCACGCCGTTAACTACCCGCACTTTGTCGTCGAGCGCGGTGATTGAAGATGCGGCACTCTTGACTCGAACTTTGTCCAGTTCGCGCCGCAGGCGTTTGATCTCTTCGTCGCGAGTATCAATTTCGTGGCGGAGCGCCGTCGCCAGCGATCCTTCCGGCTGGGCGCCAAAGTGGATCAGCCCGCGGGCCACGTGCTCGAGTTGGTGATCGGCGCGGAAATGGCGAAGCGAGCCCTGGCCGGTGACTGCATTGATTCGCCGCACGCCACTGGAGACACTGCCTTCGTCCAGAACTTTTACCAGACCGATCTCACCCGTGGCCTCGGTGTGGGTGCCACCGCAAAGTTCGATGGAGAAGTCGCCGATCTTGACCACGCGCACACGATCGCCATATTTCTCGCCGAAGAGGGCCATGGCCTTGTATTCGTGTATGGCCACCTCGATGGG from Terriglobales bacterium encodes the following:
- a CDS encoding Rieske 2Fe-2S domain-containing protein, whose product is MNDSPERQSSDSEMLFGFWYRALPGNRVRRRRLQKAMLLEVPLVVGRDTDGHAFAMRDACPHRGMPLSCGWFDGQHLECSYHGWKFDPQTGQCREIPSLTSDSKLKVDRIFAQHFPCKEQDGHIWVYIPEMASRIREAELQPPPQLVTFSHKYKIAHLTADLPVSVDQGIIGLMDPAHGPFVHQAWWWRSRHSIHEKQKAFEPIPNGFRMSAHTPSSNSAPYKLLRLYADAEAITTTIDFVLPNLRLEQIRAGKYWFSSMTTVTPLTRDRCRIDFTAAWNIFRWVPLLTPLLKFVGNKFIGQDQRTMEMQAEGLKHSPNLMLIDDADRPAKWYFQLKAAHLDARLTGNPMRHPMNGPVVLRWRS